One window of Pseudobacteriovorax antillogorgiicola genomic DNA carries:
- a CDS encoding PAS domain-containing hybrid sensor histidine kinase/response regulator, which translates to MNFCTESLQKEIEATLIIYLCRFFCPVCLVFAAFFTIEFYPPLLSVALLGIITLGPGCSRTLVERFLGPLKIFTLAAYGCLLSAIAYFSGGTQSPAIPWVVIAIAVSPFLLSKQQTILHFSVHLVAQVTIEIVKPRELDPFFQGATILPTVHTLSVATCIAFAFALFYRFSQFVLQQTQQNRQLSSIQQNLLKVFDQAEDFIGMSDSHGRIIYHNRAFNKLVGVSQEDAQDMIIPQFHPQWASDLVVSEGIPEAIKNGSWTGETAIYNKDKNEVPVLQTIIAHVNHHGYPEYVSTIMKDITALKAREQDMERAKRFAEQAMVAKSQFLANMSHEIRTPMNGLLGNIELLSDMNLPEEASQRIKTIESSGQHLMRVLDDILDVSKIETGNLNLERISFNLPYLMNDVVSMFLDKAFQKNIDLNVTIAEQTPEWVYGDPTRLRQVLLNLISNSIKFTNEGGVSVTLSPGSSADYLDFVVEDTGAGIPIDQQENVFKSFHQGDNSTTRKFGGTGLGLAIAYKLVQAQGGVFALESQVGVGTRFSFTCHLPKSSAPEVASSKESSQLLADRKPLQILVAEDNEINTDLVRRYLDRLGYRADFASNGDVALKMCQQKNYDIVFMDCHMPIMDGFEATRKILALGNSPAPTIVALTASVMKEEQELAASCGMSGFLGKPLSKKRLQEFLIKFENYDQPKPSQAS; encoded by the coding sequence ATGAATTTTTGTACTGAAAGCCTTCAAAAAGAGATTGAAGCCACGTTAATCATTTACCTTTGCCGTTTCTTTTGCCCGGTCTGCTTGGTATTCGCAGCTTTCTTCACCATCGAGTTTTACCCCCCTTTACTCAGTGTCGCTCTTCTAGGCATTATAACTCTGGGTCCCGGTTGTAGCCGCACCCTGGTGGAACGGTTTCTTGGCCCACTTAAAATTTTTACACTAGCTGCCTATGGATGCCTGTTATCAGCCATCGCCTATTTCTCCGGTGGAACACAATCACCAGCGATACCTTGGGTCGTCATTGCGATCGCGGTGTCACCATTTCTGCTCAGCAAGCAACAGACGATACTTCACTTTAGTGTTCATTTAGTTGCCCAGGTGACTATTGAGATTGTTAAGCCGCGGGAACTAGACCCATTTTTTCAAGGCGCAACAATACTCCCTACAGTACACACTCTTTCAGTGGCAACCTGCATTGCCTTTGCCTTTGCCTTATTCTATCGCTTTTCGCAATTTGTGCTCCAACAGACACAACAAAATAGGCAACTTTCGAGTATCCAGCAAAACCTCTTAAAAGTTTTTGATCAGGCGGAGGACTTTATCGGAATGTCCGACAGCCATGGAAGAATCATTTATCACAACCGAGCTTTCAATAAGCTGGTAGGAGTTTCACAAGAGGATGCCCAAGATATGATCATTCCACAATTCCATCCCCAATGGGCCAGTGATCTCGTGGTAAGTGAAGGGATTCCAGAAGCTATTAAGAATGGTTCCTGGACAGGCGAAACAGCTATCTACAACAAAGACAAGAATGAGGTTCCTGTTCTCCAAACTATCATCGCCCATGTGAACCATCACGGTTATCCCGAGTATGTGTCTACGATTATGAAGGACATCACCGCTCTGAAAGCTCGGGAACAAGATATGGAGCGAGCAAAGCGTTTTGCTGAGCAAGCAATGGTGGCAAAATCTCAGTTTCTAGCTAACATGTCTCACGAGATTCGAACTCCGATGAATGGATTGTTAGGCAATATAGAGCTTTTATCCGATATGAATCTCCCAGAAGAAGCTAGCCAAAGGATCAAGACTATCGAGTCATCTGGACAGCACTTGATGCGTGTTCTCGATGACATCCTCGATGTTTCAAAAATTGAAACAGGAAACTTAAATCTAGAGAGGATAAGTTTCAACCTCCCATATCTGATGAACGACGTGGTAAGCATGTTTTTAGATAAGGCTTTCCAGAAGAATATAGATTTGAATGTGACCATCGCAGAACAAACTCCTGAATGGGTCTATGGCGACCCTACCAGACTGAGACAAGTTCTTCTCAACTTAATTAGCAACAGCATAAAGTTCACCAATGAGGGCGGTGTATCAGTGACTCTATCTCCGGGAAGCTCGGCAGACTACCTAGACTTCGTGGTGGAAGATACTGGCGCTGGTATTCCCATTGACCAGCAGGAGAACGTCTTTAAGTCTTTCCATCAGGGCGACAACTCCACTACCAGAAAATTTGGAGGCACTGGCTTGGGTCTCGCCATTGCCTATAAGCTTGTACAAGCCCAGGGCGGTGTTTTTGCTCTTGAAAGCCAGGTGGGTGTTGGCACTCGCTTTTCATTTACCTGCCACCTGCCTAAGTCTAGCGCTCCTGAAGTCGCTTCGAGCAAAGAATCATCGCAGCTCTTAGCTGATCGCAAACCCCTTCAAATCCTGGTGGCGGAAGACAATGAAATCAATACTGATTTGGTGCGGCGCTACTTAGATAGGCTTGGTTATCGCGCAGATTTTGCCAGCAATGGGGATGTCGCTCTAAAAATGTGCCAACAGAAGAATTACGACATCGTTTTTATGGATTGTCATATGCCGATCATGGATGGTTTTGAAGCCACCCGCAAGATCTTAGCTCTAGGGAACTCACCCGCTCCAACGATCGTCGCGCTCACAGCTAGTGTCATGAAAGAGGAGCAAGAGTTGGCAGCTTCCTGCGGAATGTCTGGATTCCTTGGCAAGCCTCTCAGCAAGAAGCGGCTCCAAGAGTTTCTGATCAAGTTTGAAAATTATGACCAACCCAAGCCTTCACAGGCTTCCTAA
- a CDS encoding leucine-rich repeat domain-containing protein, with amino-acid sequence MKWRIAALLLIVQMVSSCSSDQNRAEQMTLKMVHGYDLPQGHPLVNAIVALEDAQSKKSFCTGTLVHPKLVVTAAHCIFKKTVRDYQLAFYGGDSPEVRQGEVHEAFKKSHKYDSNFDIAWIRLAEPAPAYTKPLEIWNDPDVIEPGQGLTMGGFGQKKTHCSLSDPDCYGGDLAFVDTMLQEYVNQGRIFHLLLVGPTPNEGPCFGDSGGPLGVQRNGQWYLLGNFMGWDKILVQEDYNRLCENGEAIYNSVGAYVHWIEQSSGIQLNFDGDANQRPAPPVYPSKPDLDQSSFVEWCAYDDIKSPSWFTTQSIIRQAADFARKQDSSIEGRELFEDCYLAEAWLTMMFAKDPTLNFSISEFGRGNFDYFLEDLRPLQSLQKFNIKRLVLVNHTIVDLSPILHLTSLEELTIMDNHPRVQLKKSWNIEPLTQLKKLTLFNTGFPLDAQSLTGKSSLSFLKLGYMESQGWTEISGLKIKTMILTDVKGVRLSALDPQSLEALEVSGSQDLGLTGSYPKLKSLRLYEPKLQANLSLGRFPSLQQLYIQDSNVESLLGLSSCKQLEEVFLMRNRKLKTIDAITDLESLRILEVLDGSLEEAPVLADLPKLEHISFRGNQIVELPPLEGMASLKSLDLEGNQVEKLTLTQPLESLTHFNISNNPIGSFEGASFFPNLEMLIASNEKYKSLTNLSGLETLGELKELNASHNQVSDVRPLVQNQNLGVIILSHNNVADFGVLKELENVVYLEGVKNPAPKQCPWGDSKVCRFDWFRLSI; translated from the coding sequence GTGAAGTGGCGGATCGCAGCGCTATTACTAATTGTCCAAATGGTGTCATCTTGCTCAAGTGATCAAAATCGAGCAGAACAAATGACGTTGAAAATGGTTCATGGCTACGACTTACCTCAGGGTCACCCTTTGGTGAATGCTATCGTGGCTCTGGAAGATGCTCAGAGTAAGAAATCGTTCTGCACTGGAACTTTGGTACATCCCAAACTAGTTGTCACCGCAGCTCATTGCATTTTTAAAAAAACCGTACGGGACTATCAGCTGGCTTTTTACGGAGGAGACTCACCAGAAGTTCGTCAGGGAGAGGTCCATGAGGCATTCAAAAAGTCTCATAAGTACGATAGCAACTTCGATATCGCTTGGATTCGCCTTGCTGAACCAGCACCAGCCTATACAAAACCTCTTGAAATATGGAACGACCCCGATGTGATTGAGCCCGGTCAGGGGTTGACGATGGGAGGTTTCGGTCAGAAGAAAACCCACTGTTCTCTAAGCGACCCAGATTGCTACGGTGGTGACTTAGCTTTTGTGGATACCATGTTGCAAGAGTATGTCAATCAAGGGCGTATCTTTCATTTGTTGCTTGTGGGACCAACGCCGAACGAGGGGCCATGTTTTGGTGATTCGGGAGGGCCTTTAGGTGTCCAGAGGAATGGGCAATGGTATCTTTTAGGAAATTTCATGGGCTGGGATAAAATTCTTGTTCAGGAGGATTATAACAGGCTCTGCGAAAATGGTGAGGCAATCTATAATTCTGTTGGGGCCTACGTTCACTGGATTGAGCAAAGCTCTGGTATCCAACTAAACTTCGACGGAGATGCCAACCAAAGGCCTGCACCTCCTGTTTATCCAAGCAAGCCAGACTTAGATCAGAGTAGTTTTGTGGAATGGTGTGCTTATGATGACATTAAGTCACCAAGCTGGTTTACGACGCAAAGTATTATCAGACAAGCGGCGGACTTCGCTCGCAAACAAGATTCTAGTATTGAAGGTCGGGAGCTTTTCGAAGATTGCTATCTAGCGGAAGCATGGTTGACGATGATGTTTGCCAAAGATCCAACATTGAATTTCTCAATCAGTGAGTTTGGTCGAGGCAACTTTGACTATTTCTTAGAAGATCTAAGACCACTTCAATCTCTACAAAAATTTAATATCAAGCGCTTGGTATTAGTCAACCACACCATCGTTGACTTAAGCCCGATCCTACACTTAACAAGTTTGGAAGAGCTTACCATAATGGACAACCACCCTCGGGTGCAGTTAAAAAAATCTTGGAACATTGAGCCACTGACCCAGCTTAAAAAGCTGACACTTTTCAACACCGGGTTTCCGCTCGATGCGCAAAGCTTGACGGGCAAGTCGAGCCTGAGTTTTCTAAAGCTTGGCTATATGGAATCCCAAGGGTGGACCGAGATATCAGGCCTCAAAATCAAGACGATGATTCTCACTGATGTGAAGGGAGTACGATTGAGTGCACTAGATCCGCAGAGCCTGGAAGCATTGGAAGTGTCGGGCTCTCAAGATCTTGGGCTTACTGGTTCCTACCCCAAGCTGAAAAGCCTGCGTTTATACGAACCAAAACTCCAGGCGAATTTGTCATTGGGTCGTTTTCCATCCCTTCAGCAGCTCTATATTCAGGATAGCAACGTAGAAAGCCTTCTAGGCCTGAGCAGTTGCAAGCAATTGGAAGAAGTATTTCTCATGAGAAATCGCAAACTCAAGACCATTGACGCCATTACTGACTTAGAATCACTTCGAATCTTGGAAGTCTTAGATGGCAGCCTAGAAGAGGCTCCGGTGCTTGCTGATCTACCCAAACTGGAGCATATCAGCTTTCGCGGTAATCAGATCGTTGAACTGCCTCCGCTTGAAGGCATGGCAAGTCTCAAAAGTTTAGACTTAGAAGGTAATCAAGTTGAGAAGTTAACACTGACACAGCCATTGGAATCTTTAACTCACTTCAACATCAGTAATAATCCTATTGGCAGTTTTGAAGGAGCAAGTTTCTTTCCAAACCTTGAGATGCTGATTGCTAGTAATGAGAAATACAAGAGCCTTACAAATCTAAGTGGCCTTGAAACTCTAGGAGAATTAAAGGAATTGAATGCCAGCCACAATCAAGTGAGCGATGTGCGCCCTTTAGTTCAGAATCAGAACTTAGGGGTGATTATTCTGAGTCACAATAATGTTGCTGACTTTGGGGTCTTGAAGGAGCTTGAGAATGTGGTTTATCTGGAGGGGGTGAAGAACCCTGCTCCTAAGCAGTGCCCTTGGGGTGATAGCAAGGTTTGTCGGTTTGATTGGTTTCGTTTGAGTATTTAA